Below is a window of Brassica napus cultivar Da-Ae chromosome A5, Da-Ae, whole genome shotgun sequence DNA.
CAGGTTGTTCATGTTGTTCGAGGGAGGATTCCGGTTTTGTTTGATGGAGGAGTAAGACGAGGAACAGATGTTTTCAAAGCTCTGGCACTCGGAGCACAAGCTGTTCTTGTAAGCTTTCGAGTGTTTGGGATTTGGCATACATTTTTTTCAGGGTACTCTCTCGGTTTGATGTAATGACACTTTGGTTGGGTGATGCAGATAGGGAGGCCATTAGCTTATGCACTTGCAGCTAAGGGTGAAGATGGAGTGAAACAGGGGATCGAGATGTTGAAGAATGAGTTTGAGTTAACTATGGCACTTTCTGGTTGTCCCACCATTGGTGACATAACCAGAAACCATGTTAAGGCTGAGGCTGAGAGACTTCACTCTATGCTCTGATGTCTCAGAAACTTTATCAGACAGAGTGAAGCAACTATCAAGGAGAGTGATTACTTTGCGTGGACTTTGTGTGTTCTTTTTGTTGTTTGCTTGTATGAAAAGACAATGAGAGAAGGGTTTTCTGAAAGATGATCAAACTCTTTGATAAATAAATGGTAATAAAGGGAACTTTGATCTCTCAGCTTTCAACAAAACTATCACATTGTATATAAGTCTGCTAAGTGAAATCAAGATGATGAAAGATCCTCCTGGAGCTCCAACCGGGACAGACGATACTCTCTCTCAAACAGCATAAACTCCTGCAGTTGTATAGCATCAAAATCGTTTAGATGTCTCTCACTTACTAAGTATAACTAATTTGTAGAAGGAAGAGTAAAGGATGGCGAGCCTTTGATACAGGCTATTACTAACCTGTAACTGTAGCTGACTGAATAAAGAGAGAAACCCAGTTTCATCAGAAGCCACAAGCTCAATCAGTTCATCATGATCCTCAGGTGGATTTCCCGACTCCATAAGATAAACAGACACCTGCAAGTAAGTCGTTTAGAGAGGGCAAAGTCATCAAACCAGGAATATACAAGTAGGATTATGTTCAGCCTTCTTTCTCACTAATGTCAGAGACCAAAGACTTTTATATTCCCTTCGAAGAAGATTATCAGACACTTTTTTTGTATGTCCGCAGATACATATGGAATAGGCTAGTTGCAAATAAGAGGCATTACCTGCATAGATCGAAGAACGAGCTCTGGAAGACAGCATCTCCTACAGAGACCGCGGACAATATAAGTTGCAGGTGTTTCAAGCGAGCCCTCTTTGCTTGAATACCAAGCGTCTAGGCGGGATATATCCATTGTAACACCTGCCTGGAACCGGGTAAGCTCACCTGCaggcaattttattttttgattgatGTTAGTGATTTCAACTGGAATGATACATCTACATGTCTCCATATTTATATGGAGAAAGGAGGTAAACCACAGTGAAGAGAAATACGTTCCCAACCTTTAAATCCGGCTGCCGCAACTGTACTTAAAATACCCCCGTCACTGGCATTATGTGGCCCAAGTCCATCACCTTCAGTTGCTAAACACCTGAGCACAACCTCGATGCAGTAGCTGTCCCTTGATGAAATGGATACATTTACCTGCAGCAAAGATCAATGTTAAGTAATACGTACCAGACTACTTTCGAGATTGTGCCACATCTTTAGAAAACACCCATTTCTATCGCATAACTATTTAAGACAAAAACTTGCGCCCAGGGTGTCTGGACACTATATAGGCCTGGGTGAGGCAAGAGCAAGGATAACGAGAAAAAGAACAGATGCAACCAGAACACTGGATTAAGGGAGTACCATTAACTGACGGTCTAAAACGACTTCCTCAGTGACAGAGGCGTAAAGCGCACTCATCAATGCCGCACAAATAGTGGCATCTGGGCGCAAACATTCACCAGAAGGCAAACAGAGCATCGCAGTTGCATGCAACTCAAGGAACATATTTTCTTCTGATTCGAATACATTGTCTTCGAGAAATGTTAACCATGGATTGTCTTTTCCTGTATAATGAGGTTCAAACTATCACATTTAACAGCATATTCAACATATGTAGAAATTGTTCTTCTTGCATACAAGTCGATCATATATTATAAGTATCACGCCACTTACTGAGGAGCAGTAACAAAGAAGAATCCAAAGTCTCTTTAGCTGCTACTATAGCTTTCTGATTTTCCTCTTCTGACAGATCAGTAACTTCAGCATTCTCTACTTGGAATTTGAGCCAGTTGCGATATTTTGCGTCACAGGAATAATATTCATTCTATTTAAAACAAAGAGATACAGAGTTAGACACTTAACTTTCTATggaataacaaaaagaaaaagtgcAGTGAAGCATACCCAGTCTTGGAACTCCTGCAAATTCTCGGAAACATAGTCCACGAGGGTATCTGTATTTTCTGAGAGTTGCTTCAGAGGTTCAGCAAGGAAACTAAGAAGTGTGTGTGCACCCACAGGAGTTGCAGGCACTCTCCACATGGAAATTAAAGCAAACTCTCGGAAAAGTATGTTGCTGTAGGGAGGGGAAAAGGAATAATACCATGAAACAGAGGCAAAAGTAAAGTAAATGGAATTGGAGACGGACACTTATCATATTAAAAAGGACTTCCGGTTCAATTAGTTCTACACAAAGGAATTGAGAAAAAAGGATAACTGAGTTGCAAATTAGCCTACATGTGTTAGTGTGTATTGAGCGTACCTGTGCATCAGAGATCGCAGGAGTAATTTGGAAGTGACATCCTTGACATCCTTTATAGTAGATGGAGGTGTAAAACAGAGCCACTGAATGGCTATGGCTTTTTGTAGACTCTGTTGACGATGCTGCTCTGCAACATCAACTGAGGGATCATATTTTGCAAGTTTGATTTCCCGGGACCTCGACAAAACCCTGTGAATGTTCCATAAAATTGCATTTTCTGAGTTTACTAGAGTAAAGTGTATCTCACTATTACCATATAGTAAACCAGGAAAAAAATCTAGACTATTTGTATACCTGTCAACTATTTCCTCAAAATTTCCTTGTGAGTCATCCACGTGAGAGAATGGCAAGTATTCCATAGCGGAGAGGAAGATTTTGTACTTCACATGTACGCTAGTTTTCAGGGTAGACGGAAACAAATGTCAAAGAATTTACATAATTCCATACACGTATAAGCAACGAGTGCTTGTCCGCAAACATAAATGTTTAGTTAATAGGATCACATAATGCAATATGAAAGACTCTCTTCCGATATTCCAACAGCTAATAATAACAAATTACCTGCTATGCATCCTTAGCTCCATCATGTGTACAAAAAGTTCAATGCAGCGGTGACCAGCAAGCTGAGATGCATATATTCCTACGAGTTCTTCatgttgttttgaaaataaGAACATCGAGTACCTGGCAGCATGTCACAGATCACTAGAAAGCACACTGAACGTAATATGAATGTAAACGTATGGTAGGTATTTAAATTCCAAAAAGGCGTGGATAACTCGAAGTGACTCACATATGAAGAATAAGATCGCCAACATTACTGAGCTTCTCCCTGTCCTTGATTTCATCAGCAAGCATATACCTAAGAACAAGCACCACGTGGGCACCGAACTTTATCATATGAGGATCGCCATGGGGCCTGCAAGATGCATAACATATATgagtcaaataaaaaatatagttatctttcttctttgcaataACCAAGGAACAACAGCAAATATGCAGAAGGTATCGTCAATAAGAAACCCCTACCACTTCCCTGAGTTGGGAGTCTTTTCGTTAATACGAATGAAATTAATCCTAACGGAAAACTATATcccaaattattttaaacaagtgaaactatttatagaaaaaatattgattACCTAAAATTGCTTTGATCATCTTCTAAGGGCGCGATCCATGACCATATTAAATCAAGAAGATGTGAGATATCCCCCTTCATAAGGTTCATCTGCAAAAGAAAGTATTAGGGATGGTTACGCACAATGGTTCCTACAGCTTGACGGAAACATGTTTGGCATCTAAGATACCTGTATTTGCCGGTGCTGCTCTTTGCATCCCCTGACAACAGCTTCGTGTACCATTTCCCTATGCCAAGAAAAAACAATACGTTGGCCTGTAGCTTTTTACGGGAAAGACAGAAAATTTATCAATATTTGCATGCATACCCTGAATGGAGTTTCTGAAGAAGAGCGGAAAGATCACGGGGTTGTTGGTTTAGAACATGGAGTGGCCAATCTTCGGGCCCCTGACAACCATTTTGCATAGTTTCAGGGCTTTCATCAAGACGGCTTCTAAACCTCTCTGCCAAGCCTGCCTTCGATTGAGCGAGTTCTAGATCAACTTGAACATCAAGCCATGATTTTGCCATCGCCCAGCAAGCTGACTGCAGAAAAATCACCGTTGAGGCTAAGATAATGCCAATACACGCAGCACATAGACTAAGCTACTCAGTATGTTGGAAATTGTAGCAGTTTCCAGTTATTCGAAGGTTTTGCAAAGGAAGGATAAAGATGAAAACAAGTACTGCCAATATCGCATACTGATACAAACGTTTCTATAAATCCAAAATCACTGAAAGTATATTCCCGAAAGAAGAAATCAAAGTGCGTTTTGGAAACTATTTAGGCTTTTTCTCTTCCAACATAACTAAAGTAAATGCCTTGATAGTTTTCCAAATCACACTTTGAATTCTTTTGATTATTTCCTTTATTCTTTCGGGAATAAATATGAACggtttaggaattaggatttttaaaaacattcgtatcatatatcaatttataaaaCAGGAACCAAATATTTTACGAGTGAAGTGATAATTCAATTCAACAGGGACACACGTACAGGGTGGGACATATATAACTTAGGAAGAGAACTGAAGTTTCAAATAAGCACCTTAAAAGATAATGCTGCGAAACTTTCCATGACAACCAAGAAAACACGCTCAactttataaattcaaaatggTAGCCAAGGGAATAAAGTTGAAATATGCTAAAAATCGGATTAAACAAATGTTCGTTTTACCTCCCAATCAGTACAAACTGGTAAGATGCGGTTCAGGTTGCTACATTGGTTTGCAAAAACAGCAACTTCATGTTTGCCGCCATCCTGCTCTGCGATTTTCTtcagaaacaatttttttaataagaaaaagcGGTTTTTAGTTTCTCGTAGatggtaaaaaataatttagttcATTTAGAAAGCAGCAAACCTATTAAGAATTCGTATTACCTCTGATGCGCAGTACGAAGCCCATTTCCAAAGACGCAGCTGTTTGCCAAAGCCACTTTCCAGTTCAATAGCTTGGAGAGTCCTATTTTTTCCATTCTTTATCAGTGCCTCGACAGAAGGAAACATGTCCATTCCAGAAAAAGGGCATAACGTTGCAGCTCTCCATGGCTGCCCAAGTATAAATAAAACCCAATATTATAGCTACACAGCAGAAAAAGGGTATAACGTTGCAGCTCTCCATGGGTGTAACTAAGAGAATTCATACACGTTGTAAAATTACCTGCCCAGCGGACCTGCAGAGATCACATGCCTCCTCTATTCTCCCAGCCCTTATCAAAATCCAAACATCCTCAAGAAGAGATTCATCTTGTTTCTGCCAAGGAAAGGTTGTTATTCAACAGCGATAGCAAGACCTTCGCAGCATAGATATAGACATCCACAGGAAGGCTAGACCATACAAAAGAAGCAATCACAATTGCTATATTATACGCCCTAGAACAAGCAACATAGTTATATAAAACTAAGTGAGAGGACAaactattaattatgaaaacCAAAAATAGGTGGCAATTCTGACACATTTTCTTTCAGCCCTCTTTATCCACAGCTCATTGCTGTGTGGGCAGTTCCTCCAACATTGTTTAATGTATACCATATATTGCATATTACATGAACAAAATATAATCAAAGGTAAAACATGCCTACCAGCACTATGAAACATTAAATGAAACTAACTTCAACCTTAGCTGAACAGACTTACATTGTCATCAGGAAGAAGACGAGCGTGTTCACGAGTTGGAGCATCAAAGTCTAAATGGCGTACAGTGTCAGCGGCAGAGCCAGTTTTCTTGAGGTACCTTTGTGTGTGATGCCACACTCCAGCGTTAGGAAGATAAGTACCCACATGAGATCCCCGCACCTGAAAACAATTACATTTCCTTGTGACTAAATTATAATCGACTGTTAATTAGCTCTGTCAGTTTGAGAGTTTCATCACACAATTATTTAGCTAAGTTGAACAAAGCCAAGGAAACAGTACCAACACCCTAAATAGATGGCAAGTAGGAAACAAAAACACCCGAGTCTGATTTCAGAAGCAATAATATCGTCGAGGTATTCTCTAAGTTTCTCAGATTCCATTCATATACAACCAGATCAAGCATTCTCTAGGTGGAGAACAAATACTACTAGTGAGTTTACTAGTTCTGTTCCACTTCTGTTCCTTGTAATCGTGATGAAAGTTACagtaaccacaataaaattattGAGCTTACTAATTATCCTACGAATGAGCTCTACCTAGGAATAAATGACCACATCAAACAATCAAGCATCATGCCGAAATGAGACTGGTAAAGTAGTATATTGAAAAAGAATATACTAAAATAGACACCTTCCTTTCCAAATCAAGTGATTTGGAAGCTAGTTCTTCTAGCCACAGGACTATCCGAAGGCATAGCTGAGCTGTATGGTCGTTTACAACAAACTGACAAGCCTCCAAATGAGATGTTGATGGTGACTGCACACATTAAACAAAGTCACATAAGTTCATTCGTAAGTGTACTAGATAGGAATGAATCATTTGGAAAAGTATTAAGAAATATGCATTACCATAATCAGTTCCTCTGGAACTTCTTCAGTAGCTGCAAGAACAAAGACATATCATCAATAATACCCTCTCTAGGTAAACATGAAAGTATCACATGACACACACAGCTTTAACAGACATCAGTAATCAAAGTGAACACAATGCCTACCCTATTCCAAAACGCCCAAGAAAATAGATAAATGGAGCTGAGTTTCCTAACCTTTTCCATATAAGTTCCATAGAAGTGACCAGGAGGCAGCCTCACCAAGCAAAAGCTGAGCCTTCTGTCTCATAAGTTTATCCTCCACAACCCGATGTCTTATATCTGATCCATACCTGTAGATAACAGAAAAGGCaatgaacaagaaagaaaaggttGAAATTGCAGAAGCTTGACGGTCCACCTCTCAGACCCAGAAGACTTACCTAATTGATTGTGAAACATCCCTGCATGACTCCTCAAGTCTTAATATAAGATCTGGAATGGGCATAAGTCCTGCAGAACCAAGACGTCATAATTACAATAAGAGATAAACCAGACACAAATGAGACTCTAGAAACTAGGTAAAGGGAATCCTATGAGCCCAAAGTTAAAATGCTAAAACAATACAACCTAGAAACAGGAACATTGCTTAGTTGagattttttggaaaaaaatgatAACCACACACGCATGCACTAACACACTCAAATATCTGCCAATTCATGTATATACAATTACTTCAAAATGAAGATAAATATATCATACAAACCTTGAAGAGCAGAATCGAACAGGGAAGCAAATAGAGCAAAGGTCGTATCTCCACTCTCGGCCAACTCATCATTCTCAATCTTGCAAGCCTTCAGTGACTGACTTTCCACTCGTCGAAACAAAGCCTCATCATCACCATCCATAATTCCAGCACTCTCCCTCTTGGAAGCAGAGAGCGGATTCGCAGGTGTCCCTTGGTAAAGATCGGTGTGAAAGCTGTCAACCTCTTCTTTAATGTTTTCAAGAAGCAAGGCTGTGTTTGTTGGACTGTGAATGGAATGCCCATCATACAGTAATCTGTTCTCACTGACATTGGGACTCGAGAATTCCTCATGTGGCGATGTAGAGTGTCTCTTCCTGCACATGTAAAGAACACAAAAAGtctaaaaccataaaacaaacgAGAGAATCCAAAACCTCAAAAAAGAATTCAACTTTTGCTACAAATAACCAATGTAGACTGTGCTTTACAATCAAGTCACAACCCAATCCATCTAAAAATTCCAAACAATCAAAGCTAATCGAGAATGGTTAGCCAAATTGGATAAAGAGTAGTCGGGATCTTTACCCATAACGACGGAACTGATCCCTAACAGTGAGGACCTCGGGGTCGAAGTAGCTAGGAGAAGTGTCCATATCCATCTCCATTTCTTCCCCCCAACGAAATCAAACCTCAAAGTTGCAAAGCTCGAGCGTCGATTAGGGGTTTTGCTCgttaaaatctaaaaccctATTAAAATCTCTCCGCCGCCTAGTGGAAGACTTCGCCGGCACCACACTACTCGGGAACACTCGCACGCGGCTAGATTGATTTAAAGCAAAAAAAGGCCCGTTAAAACGCCGCGTTTCAACTTTGAAGCTCAGTTAAAGGGTATCACTGTAATTAAACATGATACGGAACTATCTCGCGAGCAAAAAGCTGGTCAAAACGCGGCGTTTCAACTTTTAAGCTCGGTGTAAGGGTATAAGTGtaattaaatagaaaaacaGGGGCAGATTAAAACGCCGTTTTATAAAACAGCGAGCGAAAGCGGGTTTAAGCTCTCTCTCCAAAGCGTTGTTGTTCTATCCTCTCTGAGCTTCGGAGATGGCGACGATTATCCGGTGTTGCTCCTCCTTCTCCCATACTTCCGACGGCAGAGCTCCGCCGCGAGACAGATCTCGAAGTCTAGGTTAGCTCATTGTCTGGATCAGAATTCTAATTCACAGTCTCAGTTGCTTAGTGAGTGATCCTCGTGAGGCATCAGAATCTCAGAAATTGAACATGTTTTTAGCATTTTGGGAATTGTCCGGTTGCTGAGAATATGTTCAGGTGTAGTATAGATAGCATTGGTGTGTAGTAAGAGTGACTTCTTGATTTGAGATCGTTGTTGTTCTCATTTGTATTGGTGTCCCAAGAAGAGCTTAGAAAGCAAACGAAACGACTTTACTGGTTTTAACTTGTGTTGTTTGCCTTCCTATAAAGTAGTTCAAGCTCGTCGCGTGTGTCATACTTATTTTGCCATTGCTTTGTTTCAGAGACTGGAAAGTCTATTGGCTACTCCTTAGTCAGAGCACCTGGAGCTTATTATCCTATCTCCAAGATTAAACCTTTGTCTACTAATCCCAAGGagcgtgaaagcaagggagtcTTACAAACACCATTAGGCAGTGTAGATGATTTTGACAAGTTATCAGCTTTTGAGGTATGTTGGTTAGTTCCACGATATGTAGCTATGTCCAGCTTAAGAAACATATGAGTTTTCTGTTCTTTGAATACCAACACTGTTTGTTCCTGTTGTTAAGTTTTCAATTGTGATAGTAAAGCCTTTAGACATATAGATGTGGCAGGGAATTGGGAGGGTCAAGTTACCGGTGATGGCAGTGTTGTTCACAAACTCCCTTCTGATGGGTACACCACTTGAAGCTTTGGCTGCTGAGTTATGTGAGACTGAGAGTGAGAGCTCCATCTTCAGCATGCCATTTTTGTTGCTTGTTGCTCTTGTTGGAGCCACTGTTGGAGGTAAGTAACGTTGCCCCCTTCCTTCTTGTATGCTTCTATGGACTGTTTTGATTAACACTTTCTTGTGGTGCACTAAACCAGGGTTGCTTGCTCGCCAGAGGAAAGGGGAGTTACAGAGGTTAAACGAACAACTACGGCAGATCAACGCAGCTCTCAGGAGACAAGCGAAAATCGAGTCTTACGCACCAGGCTTAAGTTACGCACCAGCAGGAGCTAGAATCCCAGAGAATGAGATCATTGTGGAGCCAAAGAAACATGAGTTGATCTCCAAGTTGAAAACAGGAAAGACCTTTCTGAGGAATCAAGAGCCAGAGAAAGCTTTTGAAGAGTTCAAGACAGCTTTGGAACTTGCACAGAATCTCAGAGACCCCGTCGAAGAAAAGAAGGCTGCCAGAGGCTTAGGCGCTTCGCTGCAACGCCAAGGGAAGTACAGAGATGCCATACAGTATCACAACATGGTGCTTGCCATCTCGAAGAGGGAAGGGGAAGATTCTGGAAGCACTGAAGCGTATGGAGCTATCGCAGATTGTTACACTGAGCTAGGAGATCTCGAGAAAGCCGGGAAGTATTATGACACCTACATTGCTCGGTTAGAGACGGACTGATTTCATCCGCATTGTCTTTTTGTATGTTTGTTGTGTTCAtgtcaaaatcatataaaatggATATCTGAATCCCTTTTATTGAATGTAATTTGGTTTGTCTTACAATCCATAGCTAAGCCTACAACTGAAGATAAAATTTTCTATAGATAACTTAAGTGAGAGAAGACAGACACACAAACAAGCAAGCTctggagcaaaaaaaaaaaagcaaagaaaCTTGAGAGTTGAGACAGCCAGACAGGTGACATCGGCGCCACAGCCTCGGGCCCAAGCCCAAATTAAAACGACGCCGTTGAACCCGTGAATAATTAAGGGACCATTTTTCTGACGAACATATTATGCGGGTCCCAGACGTGTAATAATGTGTTAGTCCGGTCTTGTGGCTGATTTCTAAGTTCATGGACCCGATTAATATAATTGATAAAAgatatcttatattttataattattttgttaatagTTATGTGAGATCTATCAATTTTTGAAATGAAATTACCAGTTTGTTTTGATTCTGGTTTAACTTGTTTTGAAACATTTAATAACCTAAATGCTAAGAATAGATACATATGCGAGttgtattctttttcttttagttaAGCAGGTATGGTCCACCAACCACATCTCGGTATCAGGTTTGACAATGAACATGTATTTTAGCTGGTTTTCGACTattcaaaaacatattaaaagaagGGGAAAATAGCATTTCCATTATaataatttggaaaaaaattctCGCCAAATTAGTACGTTCTTATCCACAGGTAATTTGATTacaaaaaatgtcaaaatataatattgatgTCCTTGCCAACACTGTCCAACCACGTCATAGTACTTTCAACTttggaagaaaacaaaaacaaaaattataaataatgaaattctgATTCCTGAATTTATTAGCACGGAAACTAATACactaatttgttttctaatattttttgaacggctacattgatttgttttttttttcaaaataaattatttcacaAATTTTCTTTTACTTATGATTAAGATAAGGAATTCAAAAAGAAAGTTTCCAAAATTACTGGATTCAAATAATAACCCCACTACAAATCAAAAGATCATAATAAGACATGATTGGACTATCAACATGTGTCTCTTTTAAAAGAAAGTGGGGGCTTTTTTAGTTTAGGCATAATAGCATTTATTACAAGATTTTCACCAGTTAAGAAGCTTGTCGgaaagttataaaaaatttccGGGAAATTGCACCGCCGGCGAGTAATTCGGAAAGTTACACGAGCAGAAAGTTGAAAAGTCCCAAAAAGACTATTTttccacacacacaaaaaaaaaaaaacaatactacAATACAAAAAACAGACAGCTTGTTGCTTTATTACAAGAAGACTTCTTCAGATGAACAAaacgatatttattttattaaaaaaataataatagctAGAGTTTGGTTTCTTACAAGTATCTCCTTGAGGCGTATCTGAATCCGAAAAGAGGTGAATGATTCTTATTAGTTAGGATTCAACTCTTAGCTGTTTCTCTCTTTCtgttggtttgatttttttgctCTCTGATTGATTTTTCAGATGGAATCACCGGAGAACAGTGTTGGTTTCGATTCCGACGGCTCGTTAGAGACGGCGGAGAGGATAATACTCCGATGGGACTCAACAGCTTCCGAAGAAGCGAGAGGGAAGATGATATTCCAAAGCGATCGTGACGAAGTAGATCGGTTCTTGAGAGCCGTAGATGAAATCCAACGGTCCGTGTCatctctctccttctcctctCCTCCTTCCTTTTCCTCCGCCGCCACCGATGACCAAGAAGTCAAAGCCAACTCAGCTCTCCAAATCGCGATGGCTAGGCTCGAGGAAGAGTTCCGCAACATCCTCCTCTCCCAAACATCAGTCTTCGAGCCTGACTCTCTCTTCCTCGAGGAGTCATCAGTCTCCTGCGAAGACAGCACTGATGCTCCCCccgaagaagaacaagaaggttCCGATTCCAATTCCGGTTCAAGCAGGTTAACGCGTAGGAGAAGCAGCTACAGATCCACAAGCAGCATACGCGAGATGGATCTCATCTCACCAGAAGCAGTTTCCGACTTGAGATCGATCGTTCAGAGAATGGTCGCTGCGGGATACTCCCGCGAATGCATCCAGGTGTACGGAAACGTCCGCAAATCCGCAATGGATACGATCCTCAAGCAGCTAGGGATCGTCAAGATCAGCATCGGAGACGTGCAGAAGCTCGAGTGGGAAGTGGTGGAAGGAAAAATCAGGAAGTGGATCCGCGCAGCTAAAGTCTGCGTGAGGATCGTCTTCTCAAGCGAGAAGAGACTCTGTTCCGACCTCTTCGACGAACCGATGGATGCCACGTGTTTCATGGAGACGGTGAAAACGTCCGCTCTACGCCTCTTTACTTTCCCCGAAGCGATAAGCATCAGCAGAAGATCGCCCGAGAAGCTTTTCAAGATTCTCGATCTGCACGATGCTATGGGTGACATGATGCCCGACATCGAAGCGATTTTCGACTCGGAtgatgattcatcatcatcgcGAGCCGTCTACCTCCAAGCTGGGGAGATTCAGACCAGGCTCGCGGAGGCGGCGAGAGGGATACTCTCGGAGTTCGAAAACGCCGTCCTCCGCGAGCCGTCTGTAGTCCCCGTCCCTGGAGGGACTATCCATCCTCTGACGAGGTATGTAATGAACTACATCAGCTTGATATCCGATTACAAGCAGACTCTCAACAACCTTATTGTGTCGGATCCTTCGACCGGATCCGATCCCAACCCCAACGCGCCGGTGATTGACTTCACCGAGCTGGACGGTAAGTCACCGTTGGCGTTGCATCTGATCTGGCTGATCATGGTGCTGCATTTCAACTTGGAAGAGAAGTCGCACCACTACAGAGACGCGTCTCTAGCTCACATATTCATCATGAACAACATTCATTACATAGTCCAGAAGGTGAAAGGATCGCCGGAGCTGAGGGAGATGATCGGAGACCATTATTTGAGGAAACTCACGGGGATATTCAGGCACGCGGCGACTAACTACCAGAGATCGACGTGGGTCAGAGTACTGAATAGCTTGAGAGACGAAGGGTTGCACGTGAGTGGGAGTTTCTCGTCTGGTGTTTCGA
It encodes the following:
- the LOC106452245 gene encoding nuclear pore complex protein NUP107 — its product is MEMDMDTSPSYFDPEVLTVRDQFRRYGKRHSTSPHEEFSSPNVSENRLLYDGHSIHSPTNTALLLENIKEEVDSFHTDLYQGTPANPLSASKRESAGIMDGDDEALFRRVESQSLKACKIENDELAESGDTTFALFASLFDSALQGLMPIPDLILRLEESCRDVSQSIRYGSDIRHRVVEDKLMRQKAQLLLGEAASWSLLWNLYGKATEEVPEELIMSPSTSHLEACQFVVNDHTAQLCLRIVLWLEELASKSLDLERKVRGSHVGTYLPNAGVWHHTQRYLKKTGSAADTVRHLDFDAPTREHARLLPDDNKQDESLLEDVWILIRAGRIEEACDLCRSAGQPWRAATLCPFSGMDMFPSVEALIKNGKNRTLQAIELESGFGKQLRLWKWASYCASEKIAEQDGGKHEVAVFANQCSNLNRILPVCTDWESACWAMAKSWLDVQVDLELAQSKAGLAERFRSRLDESPETMQNGCQGPEDWPLHVLNQQPRDLSALLQKLHSGEMVHEAVVRGCKEQHRQIQMNLMKGDISHLLDLIWSWIAPLEDDQSNFRPHGDPHMIKFGAHVVLVLRYMLADEIKDREKLSNVGDLILHMYSMFLFSKQHEELVGIYASQLAGHRCIELFVHMMELRMHSSVHVKYKIFLSAMEYLPFSHVDDSQGNFEEIVDRVLSRSREIKLAKYDPSVDVAEQHRQQSLQKAIAIQWLCFTPPSTIKDVKDVTSKLLLRSLMHSNILFREFALISMWRVPATPVGAHTLLSFLAEPLKQLSENTDTLVDYVSENLQEFQDWNEYYSCDAKYRNWLKFQVENAEVTDLSEEENQKAIVAAKETLDSSLLLLLRKDNPWLTFLEDNVFESEENMFLELHATAMLCLPSGECLRPDATICAALMSALYASVTEEVVLDRQLMVNVSISSRDSYCIEVVLRCLATEGDGLGPHNASDGGILSTVAAAGFKGELTRFQAGVTMDISRLDAWYSSKEGSLETPATYIVRGLCRRCCLPELVLRSMQVSVYLMESGNPPEDHDELIELVASDETGFLSLFSQLQLQEFMLFEREYRLSRLELQEDLSSS
- the LOC111215718 gene encoding protein FLUORESCENT IN BLUE LIGHT, chloroplastic-like isoform X1, which translates into the protein MATIIRCCSSFSHTSDGRAPPRDRSRSLETGKSIGYSLVRAPGAYYPISKIKPLSTNPKERESKGVLQTPLGSVDDFDKLSAFEMWQGIGRVKLPVMAVLFTNSLLMGTPLEALAAELCETESESSIFSMPFLLLVALVGATVGGLLARQRKGELQRLNEQLRQINAALRRQAKIESYAPGLSYAPAGARIPENEIIVEPKKHELISKLKTGKTFLRNQEPEKAFEEFKTALELAQNLRDPVEEKKAARGLGASLQRQGKYRDAIQYHNMVLAISKREGEDSGSTEAYGAIADCYTELGDLEKAGKYYDTYIARLETD
- the LOC111215718 gene encoding protein FLUORESCENT IN BLUE LIGHT, chloroplastic-like isoform X2, encoding MATIIRCCSSFSHTSDGRAPPRDRSRSLETGKSIGYSLVRAPGAYYPISKIKPLSTNPKERESKGVLQTPLGSVDDFDKLSAFEGIGRVKLPVMAVLFTNSLLMGTPLEALAAELCETESESSIFSMPFLLLVALVGATVGGLLARQRKGELQRLNEQLRQINAALRRQAKIESYAPGLSYAPAGARIPENEIIVEPKKHELISKLKTGKTFLRNQEPEKAFEEFKTALELAQNLRDPVEEKKAARGLGASLQRQGKYRDAIQYHNMVLAISKREGEDSGSTEAYGAIADCYTELGDLEKAGKYYDTYIARLETD
- the LOC111215719 gene encoding exocyst complex component EXO70A1-like, producing the protein MESPENSVGFDSDGSLETAERIILRWDSTASEEARGKMIFQSDRDEVDRFLRAVDEIQRSVSSLSFSSPPSFSSAATDDQEVKANSALQIAMARLEEEFRNILLSQTSVFEPDSLFLEESSVSCEDSTDAPPEEEQEGSDSNSGSSRLTRRRSSYRSTSSIREMDLISPEAVSDLRSIVQRMVAAGYSRECIQVYGNVRKSAMDTILKQLGIVKISIGDVQKLEWEVVEGKIRKWIRAAKVCVRIVFSSEKRLCSDLFDEPMDATCFMETVKTSALRLFTFPEAISISRRSPEKLFKILDLHDAMGDMMPDIEAIFDSDDDSSSSRAVYLQAGEIQTRLAEAARGILSEFENAVLREPSVVPVPGGTIHPLTRYVMNYISLISDYKQTLNNLIVSDPSTGSDPNPNAPVIDFTELDGKSPLALHLIWLIMVLHFNLEEKSHHYRDASLAHIFIMNNIHYIVQKVKGSPELREMIGDHYLRKLTGIFRHAATNYQRSTWVRVLNSLRDEGLHVSGSFSSGVSRSALRERFKAFNAMLEDVHRSQSTWSVPDAQLREELRISLSEHLIPAYRSFLGRFRGNIESGRHPENYLKYSVEDIDRIVLDFFEGYAHPPNLRRR